In Bos indicus x Bos taurus breed Angus x Brahman F1 hybrid chromosome 23, Bos_hybrid_MaternalHap_v2.0, whole genome shotgun sequence, a single genomic region encodes these proteins:
- the IRF4 gene encoding interferon regulatory factor 4 isoform X2, which translates to MNLEGGSRGGEFGMSSVSCGNGKLRQWLIDQIDSGKYPGLVWENEEKSIFRIPWKHAGKQDYNREEDAALFKAWALFKGKFREGIDKPDPPTWKTRLRCALNKSNDFEELVERSQLDISDPYKVYRIVPEGAKKGAKQLTLEDPQMPMSHPYSMPTPYPSLPAQVHNYMIPPHDRGWREFVPDQPHAEIPYQCPVTFGPRGHHWQGPACENGCQVTGTFYACAPPESQAPGIPIEPSIRSAEALALSDCRLHICLYYREVLVKELTTSSPEGCRISHGHTYDASSLDQVLFPYPEDSSQRKNIEKLLSHLERGVVLWMAPDGLYAKRLCQSRIYWDGPLAICSDRPNKLERDQTCKLFDTQQFLSELQAFAHHGRPLPRFQVTLCFGEEFPDPQRQRKLITAHVEPLLARQLYYFAQQNSGHFLRGYDLPEHVGGPEDFHRPPRHSSIQE; encoded by the exons ATGAACCTGGAGGGCGGCAGCCGAGGCGGCGAGTTCGGCATGAGCTCCGTGAGCTGCGGCAACGGGAAGCTCCGCCAGTGGCTCATCGACCAGATCGACAGCGGCAAGTACCCGGGGCTGGTGTGGGAGAACGAGGAGAAGAGCATCTTCCGCATCCCCTGGAAGCACGCGGGCAAGCAGGACTACAACCGCGAGGAGGACGCCGCGCTCTTCAAG GCTTGGGCACTGTTTAAAGGGAAGTTTCGAGAAGGCATCGACAAGCCAGACCCTCCCACCTGGAAGACACGCCTGCGGTGTGCTCTGAACAAGAGCAATGACTTCGAGGAGCTGGTGGAGCGGAGCCAGCTGGACATCTCGGACCCCTACAAAGTGTACCGGATCGTCCCCGAGGGAGCCAAGAAAG GAGCGAAGCAGCTGACCCTGGAGGACCCGCAGATGCCCATGAGCCACCCGTACAGCATGCCGACTCCTTACCCCTCACTGCCTGCTCAG GTTCATAACTACATGATCCCGCCCCACGACCGGGGCTGGAGGGAGTTCGTCCCAGACCAGCCGCACGCAGAGATCCCGTACCAGTGTCCCGTGACCTTCGGACCCCGCGGCCACCACTGGCAAGGCCCAGCCTGTGAAAATG GTTGCCAGGTCACAGGAACCTTTTATGCTTGTGCCCCGCCTGAGTCCCAGGCCCCCGGGATCCCCATAGAGCCAAGCATAAGGTCTGCCGAAGCCTTGGCCCTCTCAG ACTGCCGGCTCCACATCTGCCTCTACTACCGGGAAGTCCTGGTCAAGGAGCTGACCACGTCCAGCCCCGAGGGCTGCCGGATCTCCCACGGCCACACCTACGACGCCAGCAGCCTGGACCAGGTCCTGTTTCCCTACCCAGAGGACAGCAGCCAGAGGAAGAACATCGAGAagctgctgagccacctggagaggGGCGTGGTCCTCTGGATGGCCCCCGATGGGCTTTATGCCAAGAGACTGTGCCAGAGCAGAATCTACTGGGACGGGCCCCTGGCGATATGCAGCGACCGGCCCAACAAGCTGGAGAGAGACCAGACCTGCAAGCTGTTTGACACGCAGCAGTTCCTGTCAG AGCTGCAGGCGTTCGCGCACCACGGCCGGCCACTGCCAAGGTTCCAGGTGACTCTGTGTTTCGGGGAGGAGTTCCCAGATCCTCAGAGGCAGCGCAAGCTCATCACTGCCCAC GTTGAGCCTCTGTTGGCCAGACAGCTGTATTATTTTGCTCAGCAAAACAGCGGACACTTCCTCAGGGGCTATGACCTGCCCGAGCACGTCGGCGGCCCGGAGGACTTCCACAGGCCCCCCCGCCACTCCTCCATCCAGGAGTGA
- the IRF4 gene encoding interferon regulatory factor 4 isoform X1, protein MNLEGGSRGGEFGMSSVSCGNGKLRQWLIDQIDSGKYPGLVWENEEKSIFRIPWKHAGKQDYNREEDAALFKAWALFKGKFREGIDKPDPPTWKTRLRCALNKSNDFEELVERSQLDISDPYKVYRIVPEGAKKGAKQLTLEDPQMPMSHPYSMPTPYPSLPAQQVHNYMIPPHDRGWREFVPDQPHAEIPYQCPVTFGPRGHHWQGPACENGCQVTGTFYACAPPESQAPGIPIEPSIRSAEALALSDCRLHICLYYREVLVKELTTSSPEGCRISHGHTYDASSLDQVLFPYPEDSSQRKNIEKLLSHLERGVVLWMAPDGLYAKRLCQSRIYWDGPLAICSDRPNKLERDQTCKLFDTQQFLSELQAFAHHGRPLPRFQVTLCFGEEFPDPQRQRKLITAHVEPLLARQLYYFAQQNSGHFLRGYDLPEHVGGPEDFHRPPRHSSIQE, encoded by the exons ATGAACCTGGAGGGCGGCAGCCGAGGCGGCGAGTTCGGCATGAGCTCCGTGAGCTGCGGCAACGGGAAGCTCCGCCAGTGGCTCATCGACCAGATCGACAGCGGCAAGTACCCGGGGCTGGTGTGGGAGAACGAGGAGAAGAGCATCTTCCGCATCCCCTGGAAGCACGCGGGCAAGCAGGACTACAACCGCGAGGAGGACGCCGCGCTCTTCAAG GCTTGGGCACTGTTTAAAGGGAAGTTTCGAGAAGGCATCGACAAGCCAGACCCTCCCACCTGGAAGACACGCCTGCGGTGTGCTCTGAACAAGAGCAATGACTTCGAGGAGCTGGTGGAGCGGAGCCAGCTGGACATCTCGGACCCCTACAAAGTGTACCGGATCGTCCCCGAGGGAGCCAAGAAAG GAGCGAAGCAGCTGACCCTGGAGGACCCGCAGATGCCCATGAGCCACCCGTACAGCATGCCGACTCCTTACCCCTCACTGCCTGCTCAG CAGGTTCATAACTACATGATCCCGCCCCACGACCGGGGCTGGAGGGAGTTCGTCCCAGACCAGCCGCACGCAGAGATCCCGTACCAGTGTCCCGTGACCTTCGGACCCCGCGGCCACCACTGGCAAGGCCCAGCCTGTGAAAATG GTTGCCAGGTCACAGGAACCTTTTATGCTTGTGCCCCGCCTGAGTCCCAGGCCCCCGGGATCCCCATAGAGCCAAGCATAAGGTCTGCCGAAGCCTTGGCCCTCTCAG ACTGCCGGCTCCACATCTGCCTCTACTACCGGGAAGTCCTGGTCAAGGAGCTGACCACGTCCAGCCCCGAGGGCTGCCGGATCTCCCACGGCCACACCTACGACGCCAGCAGCCTGGACCAGGTCCTGTTTCCCTACCCAGAGGACAGCAGCCAGAGGAAGAACATCGAGAagctgctgagccacctggagaggGGCGTGGTCCTCTGGATGGCCCCCGATGGGCTTTATGCCAAGAGACTGTGCCAGAGCAGAATCTACTGGGACGGGCCCCTGGCGATATGCAGCGACCGGCCCAACAAGCTGGAGAGAGACCAGACCTGCAAGCTGTTTGACACGCAGCAGTTCCTGTCAG AGCTGCAGGCGTTCGCGCACCACGGCCGGCCACTGCCAAGGTTCCAGGTGACTCTGTGTTTCGGGGAGGAGTTCCCAGATCCTCAGAGGCAGCGCAAGCTCATCACTGCCCAC GTTGAGCCTCTGTTGGCCAGACAGCTGTATTATTTTGCTCAGCAAAACAGCGGACACTTCCTCAGGGGCTATGACCTGCCCGAGCACGTCGGCGGCCCGGAGGACTTCCACAGGCCCCCCCGCCACTCCTCCATCCAGGAGTGA